From one Deinococcus sp. QL22 genomic stretch:
- a CDS encoding tripartite tricarboxylate transporter substrate binding protein: protein MKDQKSSLRSILMLAFVVGSSVQAQTARPPVRILAPATAGGGWDNTAHAVAETLKKEGLRGVSEVYNVPGKAGTLGLAEFVKLRGQANQLMMTGFVMVAGIPLNNSPYDLTTDVTPIARLTTDYEVFVVPAKSPYRDVEDLMESFKANPRSIRFGGSSAGGSGHIAVSRLAQELKIPTSQIQYIPSAGGSQATKAMLGGELDVVSAGYSELEDFIKSGQVRGLAISAPEAVDGINLPTFVEKGLDVDVSNWRGIVAPAGISTAERNQLTLLMTKMVRTRTWQQQLTQNKWNPYFASGDTFGRFLRTQRSYVAQLLKDLNIKN from the coding sequence ATGAAGGATCAAAAAAGTTCACTGCGGAGCATATTGATGCTGGCGTTTGTTGTTGGAAGTAGTGTTCAAGCTCAGACGGCTCGGCCTCCCGTGCGGATTTTGGCACCAGCAACAGCTGGGGGCGGTTGGGACAATACAGCCCATGCAGTGGCTGAGACCCTCAAGAAAGAGGGATTAAGAGGCGTATCCGAGGTCTACAATGTGCCGGGCAAAGCCGGCACGCTTGGATTGGCTGAATTTGTCAAACTCCGTGGTCAGGCCAATCAGCTCATGATGACTGGCTTTGTGATGGTGGCGGGAATTCCGCTCAACAACAGCCCGTATGACCTGACAACTGATGTCACCCCTATTGCTCGTCTGACGACGGATTACGAGGTTTTCGTGGTTCCGGCAAAATCGCCTTACCGGGACGTCGAGGATTTGATGGAAAGCTTTAAGGCCAACCCGAGAAGCATCCGCTTTGGAGGAAGCAGTGCAGGAGGCAGCGGGCACATTGCGGTGAGCCGGCTGGCCCAAGAGTTGAAGATTCCGACATCGCAAATCCAGTACATCCCCTCTGCAGGCGGCTCTCAAGCCACCAAAGCCATGCTGGGAGGCGAGCTGGACGTGGTCAGTGCAGGGTACAGCGAACTGGAAGACTTTATTAAGAGTGGTCAGGTGCGCGGCCTGGCCATTTCAGCGCCAGAAGCGGTTGACGGCATCAATCTGCCCACCTTCGTTGAAAAAGGTCTGGATGTTGATGTCTCTAATTGGCGTGGTATCGTCGCTCCTGCCGGAATCAGTACCGCAGAACGGAACCAACTGACCCTCCTGATGACGAAAATGGTTCGCACCCGAACCTGGCAACAACAGTTGACTCAAAACAAGTGGAACCCTTACTTCGCTTCGGGTGATACCTTCGGCCGGTTCCTGCGCACGCAGCGAAGCTATGTTGCCCAGCTGCTCAAAGATTTGAACATCAAAAACTAA